DNA from Halomonas sp. GFAJ-1:
TGCAGCGCCAATCGCACCAATTAAACTCAAGCTAGCCGTACCAAGCGCCAGTGAAAGTGCTAAAACCAAATAGCTACCAGCTGGGAGTGCCAACATAATGCCCAACAATGGCGCCATTAGTGCGAGTGGCAGGCCGGTAAGTAGCCAGTGTACAGCTACTTTTGCTAGCCCTAACGCTGCCAGAGGTTGCGGCGCTAGAAGGAGTTGCTCCAGGCTGCCATCTTCGTAATCACTGCGAAATAGGCTATCTAAAGAGAGCAGCGCCGCTAGCAGTGCGGCTACCCACAATAGCCCAGGCGCGATAACCGCTAACAGCTGAGGGTCTGGTGAAATACCAATGGGAAAGAGGGTAATCACCAAGGCAAAAAACACTAGAGGGTTCAGCACCTCCCCTC
Protein-coding regions in this window:
- a CDS encoding heme exporter protein CcmB encodes the protein MPSTNATVSAPVMPMHDPKGGLIVALNATLRRDLTLMLRRRGEVLNPLVFFALVITLFPIGISPDPQLLAVIAPGLLWVAALLAALLSLDSLFRSDYEDGSLEQLLLAPQPLAALGLAKVAVHWLLTGLPLALMAPLLGIMLALPAGSYLVLALSLALGTASLSLIGAIGAALTVGLARGGVLLSLLVLPLYIPILIFGAGAVQAAIMGDGVTAHLAILGALLAMALMLSPWAIAASLRISING